A part of Trichocoleus sp. FACHB-46 genomic DNA contains:
- a CDS encoding STAS domain-containing protein: MEQRTYTTQDGTTVIVLTPTGRLDITTAWQFRLKLQECISKLSRHVVVNLGQVNFIDSSGLTSLVAGMRDAEKVKGSFRICNVHPEAKLVFEVTMMDSVFEIFETEEEALEGVPRGIAS, translated from the coding sequence ATGGAGCAGAGAACTTACACAACCCAAGACGGTACTACAGTCATTGTCTTAACCCCCACCGGACGCTTAGACATTACAACCGCCTGGCAGTTTCGCTTAAAGTTACAGGAATGTATTTCCAAATTGAGCCGCCATGTGGTGGTGAATTTAGGCCAGGTCAATTTTATTGACAGTTCTGGTCTCACCTCTCTGGTTGCAGGAATGCGCGATGCGGAAAAAGTCAAAGGCAGCTTCCGTATTTGTAACGTCCATCCAGAAGCCAAGCTAGTCTTTGAAGTCACCATGATGGACTCAGTTTTTGAAATTTTTGAAACTGAGGAAGAAGCTTTAGAAGGCGTACCTAGAGGTATTGCTAGCTAA
- the psb29 gene encoding photosystem II biogenesis protein Psp29, with amino-acid sequence MNNVRTVSDTKRNFYTVHTRPINSIYRRVVEELMVEMHLLSVNVDFHYDPIYALGVVSSFDRFMKGYRPEQDKVSIFNALCQALGADPQKYRQDAEQLKTLATQVSAQELISPTGQLSSLEGGQALQETLQAIAASSKFKYSRLFAIGLFTILELADPEMVKDEKQRTEFLKQVGATLHLPEDKVQKDLELYRSNLEKMAQAQAAMEDILNADRKQREQRAQAKSEAAIADAPRDEAPSA; translated from the coding sequence GTGAATAACGTTCGCACCGTCTCCGATACTAAGCGCAACTTCTATACGGTTCATACCCGTCCCATCAACTCGATCTATCGACGAGTGGTGGAAGAGTTGATGGTAGAAATGCACTTGCTTTCGGTCAATGTTGACTTTCACTACGACCCAATTTACGCGTTGGGGGTTGTGTCTTCCTTTGACCGTTTTATGAAAGGCTATCGTCCTGAGCAAGATAAAGTCTCAATTTTCAATGCCCTTTGTCAAGCTTTAGGAGCCGACCCTCAAAAGTATCGTCAAGATGCTGAACAATTAAAAACCTTAGCGACTCAGGTATCGGCCCAAGAGTTGATTTCCCCAACTGGGCAACTTAGCAGCCTAGAGGGTGGTCAAGCGCTCCAAGAGACCCTGCAAGCGATCGCTGCCAGTTCTAAGTTCAAATATAGTCGCTTGTTTGCCATTGGCTTATTCACGATTCTGGAGTTGGCTGACCCAGAAATGGTGAAGGATGAAAAGCAGCGCACTGAGTTCCTGAAGCAAGTAGGAGCCACACTGCACTTGCCAGAGGATAAAGTGCAAAAAGATCTGGAACTATACCGCAGCAATTTGGAGAAAATGGCTCAGGCGCAAGCAGCGATGGAAGATATCCTCAACGCCGATCGCAAGCAACGTGAGCAAAGAGCACAGGCCAAGAGTGAAGCAGCCATTGCTGATGCTCCTAGAGACGAAGCTCCCTCCGCTTAA
- a CDS encoding SRPBCC family protein, producing the protein MRTYQALSTASVEDLWCKIGDLTDVSWHPLLASTDVPHGLVVKPGLIYRAVTRLSPIPVRIFVERVNPGELLSVRILAIPGVEERVTYQVESTVCGTRVSYSVTLRGWLSPLIWSLTQPYAARVATKLVQAAEQAALSTVPVDARTRSPGNSCFDF; encoded by the coding sequence GTGAGAACTTATCAAGCGCTCAGTACGGCTTCTGTAGAAGATCTATGGTGCAAGATTGGTGACCTCACCGATGTGTCTTGGCATCCTTTACTGGCTAGCACTGATGTCCCGCATGGCTTGGTCGTGAAACCAGGGCTAATTTATCGAGCCGTGACGCGTTTGAGCCCCATTCCAGTTCGGATTTTTGTGGAGCGGGTGAATCCAGGAGAATTACTCAGCGTCCGAATTTTAGCAATTCCTGGGGTGGAAGAACGTGTTACTTACCAGGTTGAATCAACGGTTTGTGGAACCCGTGTATCTTATTCAGTGACGTTGCGCGGTTGGCTTTCCCCTTTAATTTGGTCCTTGACTCAACCTTACGCAGCTAGGGTGGCAACAAAATTAGTGCAAGCGGCAGAGCAAGCAGCCCTATCCACAGTGCCAGTTGATGCCAGGACGCGATCGCCCGGAAATAGTTGTTTTGATTTTTGA
- a CDS encoding Mrp/NBP35 family ATP-binding protein gives MLNADSVLEVLRPVQDPELRKSLVELNMIRNVAIADGTVSFTLVLTTPACPLREFIVEDCQRAVKTLPGVQEVKVEVTAETPHQKSLPDRTGIEGVKNIVAISSGKGGVGKSTVAVNVAVALAQAGAKVGLIDADIYGPNAPTMLGLADAQVMVSKGPQGDILEPAFNHGVKLVSMGFLIDPDQPVIWRGPMLNGIIRQFLYQTQWGDLDYLIVDMPPGTGDAQLTLAQAVPMAGAVIVTTPQTVALLDSRRGLKMFQQMGVPVLGIVENMSYFIPPDMPDRQYDIFGSEGGAKAAQELGVPLLGCVPLEIPLRQGGDRGLPITVGDPESASAKALKAIAQQIAAKVSVAALASA, from the coding sequence ATGCTTAATGCTGATTCAGTTCTAGAAGTTCTGCGCCCCGTTCAAGACCCCGAACTTCGCAAGAGTTTGGTGGAATTGAATATGATTCGCAACGTCGCGATCGCAGATGGCACCGTTAGCTTTACCTTAGTGCTCACAACCCCTGCTTGCCCCCTGCGCGAATTTATTGTTGAAGATTGTCAGAGAGCAGTCAAAACTCTACCTGGAGTTCAAGAAGTCAAGGTAGAGGTTACTGCTGAAACTCCACACCAAAAGTCGCTGCCCGATCGCACTGGCATCGAGGGTGTAAAAAATATTGTTGCGATTTCTAGCGGTAAGGGTGGTGTTGGCAAAAGCACCGTGGCTGTGAACGTGGCAGTAGCCCTGGCCCAAGCGGGAGCCAAAGTAGGACTGATCGATGCAGATATTTATGGTCCCAACGCTCCGACGATGCTAGGTCTAGCTGATGCCCAAGTGATGGTCTCTAAAGGCCCTCAAGGAGATATTCTGGAGCCTGCCTTTAACCACGGCGTTAAGCTGGTTTCAATGGGCTTTTTGATTGACCCTGACCAGCCTGTAATCTGGCGGGGACCAATGCTGAATGGCATCATTCGGCAGTTTCTCTATCAGACGCAGTGGGGTGACCTAGACTACCTGATTGTGGATATGCCACCTGGGACGGGGGATGCTCAACTGACACTGGCGCAAGCGGTACCGATGGCTGGAGCCGTGATTGTCACGACGCCGCAAACGGTCGCGCTATTAGACTCCCGCCGGGGCTTAAAGATGTTCCAGCAGATGGGAGTGCCTGTCTTGGGCATTGTAGAGAATATGAGCTACTTTATTCCTCCTGACATGCCCGATCGCCAATATGACATTTTTGGTTCAGAAGGCGGAGCGAAGGCGGCTCAGGAACTGGGTGTACCTTTGCTGGGATGTGTGCCGCTAGAAATTCCGCTCCGACAAGGAGGCGATCGCGGCCTACCAATTACAGTTGGTGATCCTGAATCAGCCTCAGCCAAAGCTTTAAAAGCAATTGCTCAACAAATTGCGGCAAAAGTTTCTGTCGCCGCGCTGGCATCAGCGTAA
- a CDS encoding CBASS cGAMP-activated phospholipase yields MSRLIKVLAIDGGGIRGVIPAMLLAEIEKRTGQAIAELFDVIAGTSTGGILALGLTKPNASGKPAYSAANLVHLYEAEGARIFPKSSLSKIRGLVNQKYPAIGIEAVLRQYFGDTMLSQALKTVLVPSYDTELRRPYFFKSRKAKADSDRNFPMATVARATSAAPTYFEPLQAKSNQGLVPSTFIDGGVFANNPAMCAYVEARKNHPEAHDFLVVSLGTGELTTSFNYAQIKNWGLLEWARPIFNIVSDGVSDTVDYQLQELLANEENPPRYYRFQASLHALGKLDRGNHIDNASPENIAFLKRIAQNTIHNNERELNSLCHQLVAGLVVS; encoded by the coding sequence ATGTCTCGCCTGATTAAAGTTTTAGCGATTGATGGCGGTGGTATCCGGGGTGTGATTCCGGCGATGCTCCTAGCCGAAATTGAGAAACGCACAGGCCAAGCGATCGCTGAATTATTCGATGTCATTGCTGGAACCTCAACCGGTGGCATCCTAGCTTTAGGTTTAACTAAGCCCAACGCTAGCGGCAAACCTGCCTATTCGGCAGCTAATCTCGTACATTTATACGAAGCTGAAGGAGCACGGATTTTCCCCAAGTCTTCGCTGAGTAAAATACGCGGCTTAGTCAATCAAAAATATCCAGCAATCGGTATTGAAGCCGTCCTCAGGCAGTACTTTGGCGACACCATGCTGAGCCAAGCGCTAAAGACTGTTTTGGTGCCTAGCTACGATACTGAGTTGCGGCGTCCTTATTTTTTCAAAAGTCGCAAAGCGAAGGCAGATAGCGATCGCAATTTTCCTATGGCAACTGTTGCTCGCGCCACCTCTGCGGCCCCAACTTACTTTGAGCCGCTACAAGCTAAATCGAATCAGGGTTTGGTGCCCTCCACCTTTATTGATGGTGGCGTGTTTGCTAACAATCCCGCCATGTGTGCTTACGTGGAAGCCAGAAAAAATCACCCAGAAGCCCATGATTTTTTGGTGGTTTCACTCGGCACAGGTGAACTAACCACTAGTTTCAACTATGCTCAGATCAAAAATTGGGGCTTACTGGAGTGGGCACGCCCTATTTTTAATATTGTTTCAGATGGCGTCAGTGACACCGTAGACTATCAATTACAAGAGTTGCTAGCTAACGAGGAAAACCCACCGCGCTACTACCGTTTTCAGGCTTCACTCCATGCTCTCGGTAAGCTCGATCGCGGTAACCACATCGATAATGCCAGCCCCGAAAATATTGCTTTCCTCAAGCGAATTGCTCAAAACACGATTCACAACAATGAGCGGGAACTGAACTCACTCTGTCACCAGCTAGTTGCTGGACTAGTCGTTAGCTAG
- the hemF gene encoding oxygen-dependent coproporphyrinogen oxidase — translation MTTSSTPEATASKLTLPTDSRQQVSQFLKDLQDQICQGLEQLDGQATFQEDAWERPEGGGGRSRVMREGRVFEQGGVNFSEVWGTHLPPSVLVQRPEAAGHKFYATGTSMVLHPRNPYIPTVHLNYRYFEAGPVWWFGGGIDLTPYYPFAEDVVHFHQTLKQACDAHHPEYYPTFKLWCDEYFYLNHRQETRGVGGIFFDYQDGLTNHLYRGPAADGPAALHSNQVGQIGSRSWEEIFSFIQSCGQAFLPAYVPIAERRQGTEYGDRERNFQLYRRGRYVEFNLVYDRGTIFGLQTNGRTESILMSLPPLVRWEYGYEPEPNTPEAELYQTFLKPQDWVNWFSPASES, via the coding sequence ATGACTACTTCTTCCACTCCTGAGGCAACTGCATCTAAACTGACCCTTCCTACTGACTCACGGCAGCAGGTCAGCCAATTCTTGAAAGACCTGCAAGATCAAATTTGCCAAGGTTTGGAACAGCTAGACGGGCAAGCAACGTTTCAGGAAGATGCCTGGGAACGGCCCGAAGGCGGTGGCGGGCGATCGCGGGTGATGCGAGAAGGCAGAGTGTTTGAGCAGGGAGGCGTAAACTTTTCTGAAGTTTGGGGTACTCATCTCCCTCCCTCCGTGCTGGTTCAACGACCAGAAGCGGCGGGTCACAAGTTTTATGCCACAGGCACTTCCATGGTGCTGCACCCCCGAAATCCCTACATCCCCACGGTGCATCTCAACTACCGTTATTTTGAAGCGGGTCCCGTTTGGTGGTTCGGTGGTGGCATTGACCTAACCCCTTACTATCCTTTTGCTGAAGATGTGGTGCATTTTCACCAAACTCTGAAGCAAGCTTGTGATGCTCACCATCCTGAGTACTACCCCACCTTTAAGCTGTGGTGCGACGAATACTTCTACTTAAATCATCGCCAAGAAACGCGAGGAGTTGGCGGCATCTTCTTCGACTATCAAGATGGACTCACTAATCACTTGTATCGCGGTCCAGCGGCAGACGGCCCAGCGGCACTCCATAGCAATCAAGTAGGTCAGATCGGTAGCCGTAGCTGGGAGGAAATTTTTAGCTTCATTCAGTCCTGCGGTCAGGCTTTCTTGCCCGCCTATGTGCCCATTGCAGAGCGCAGACAAGGGACTGAGTATGGCGATCGCGAACGGAATTTCCAGCTTTATCGTCGGGGTCGTTACGTCGAGTTCAACTTAGTCTACGACCGAGGCACCATTTTTGGTTTACAAACCAATGGCCGCACCGAATCAATTTTGATGTCTCTCCCGCCCCTCGTACGTTGGGAGTATGGTTACGAACCAGAACCCAACACCCCTGAAGCCGAGCTGTACCAAACCTTTCTTAAGCCGCAAGACTGGGTTAACTGGTTTTCTCCCGCCTCTGAGAGCTGA